Below is a window of Candidatus Nanopelagicales bacterium DNA.
TAACCCACGCCTGATATGCTCTAGATCACGCCAGTTACACGCGCCGGAGGTGTGGCATGCGAACGGTGTCTGGGGTGCCAGCCAAGCGCCTCCGCGACCACGTCGTTGGGCACGGCATCAGTGCACTATCTCTCGACGATGTCGTTGAGATGACGGGTCTATCGCGAAGCGCGGCAACGGAGGCTATGCGACGGGCTCGTACTTCCGGCCAGTTCTTCGTGCCCGCACCCGGGCTCTACATCCCGATCCCATCGGAGTTCTCGACGTGGGGCGTCGTGCCGGCGATGGACTTCATCGATCAACTGATGAAGCACATGGGACGGTTCTATTACGTAGGTCTGCTGTCCGCTGCCGAAGTTCATGGTGCCGCACACCAGCGACCGCAGGTGTTCCAGGTCTTCGTCGACAAGGCCGTTTCCGACCGCGACATCGAGCGAGTCCGCCTCAGGTTCTACGAGCGGTCTGACCTCGATGCCGCGGCCGTCCAACTGGTGAACTCCCGCACGTCGCGAGTACGGGTCTCGACGCCGGAGGCCACGGCGTTCGATCTCGTATCGCGGCCACGGGATTCGGGTGCGCTCTTCAACGTGGCGACGATCATCGGCGAACTCGTGCAGGACGAGAAGCTCGACGCCGCCAAACTCGCCGGACTTGCGCCACGGTACCCGCTCGCTGTCGTGCGACGCCTTGGCTGGCTGCTCGATCGGGATGCGGAGTTCGTTGATACGTCCGCGCTGTCCGACGCGTTGTCCGACTTCGTCAGGTCGAACTCCGTCGATGGCCGTCGAGCTGTCGACCTGCTCGCGACGGGGGGGCCGCGTCGCGGTTCAACGAATCGCAAGTGGGGCCTCGTCGAGAACGCAGACGTGGAGCCGGACCTGTGATCCCCAGAGCCGCCATCCAGGCTTGGTCGACAACGCGACCGTGGCCGACGCTCGTCGCGGTGGAGCAGGATCTGGTGCTCGCCCGGCTGATTGTCGAAATCGCGGAGCATCCGCTGCTCGGTGAGGAACTTGTGTTCCGCGGGGGCACTTGCCTTCACCAGGTCGTTCTCGACCGGCCCCGTCGATACAGCGAGGACCTCGACTTCGTGCGCTCGACCCACTCTGGCATCGGGCCACTGCTCGACGCGGTGCGCGACGTTGCCGACACGGTCGGCTTGCAGGTTGCCGGGACGAATATCGGTGCTCATCCGAAGATCAGGCTGCGCGCTCCAAGCGAGACTGACCCTGCCGCGAGCCTACGGATCAAGGTAGAGATCAACACCCACGAGACGTCGCCGGCGTTGCCGACGGTGCGCATACCCTTCTTAGTGGAAAGTGAGTGGTTCGCAGACACGGCCGACGTGTTGACCTTCGCGCCGCCCGAGTTGTTCAGCACCAAGATCCGCGCGCTCTACCAGCGCCGGAAGGGCCGTGACCTGTTCGACCTATGGCTCGCGCTCACGGAGTTGGGCCTCAGTGGCGGCGAGATCGTGTCGGCCTTCTGGCCGTATCGGCCCGACGGACTCACGGCTGCACTCGCCGAAGCGAACCTCCGCGCCAAGCTCGACGACGCACCTTTCAGAAACGACCTTGACGCGCTCGTGACCGAATGGCCCGTCGGGTACGAAATCGACTCCGCCGCCGACATGGTCATTGCCGAGGTGCTCAGCCGACTCGACGGCTGAGCCCGCGAGAACGAACAGATGCTGCACGTGGCCGACGACCCGTGGCTCCGCCGCGAGAAGCTGCGGATCAAGGTCAACTCAGTCGAGCAGTTCACCGACGCCCGGCTGATGGGGACCTGGCGATGAGGGTCCAGAAACAAGGACAACTGCCGCCAAATCTGGGCGCTCCTTGTCCCCCGCATGTTCCCCGAAACGGGACGTGGCCCTCAAAAGGGCTTCTGACTAGGAAATCTACCGGTGGGCGATACTGGGTTCGAACCAGCGACCCCTCGCGTGTGAAGCGAGTGCTCTACCACTGAGCTAATCGCCCGGACAACTACTCAGAACGCGGTTAGACTAACGCAAGTGGGTGCTGGGGGAGGGTCCCCCCGCACAGGGGAGGACAAGGGGAAGCGCCTCGGCGGTAGGGGTATCGCCTTTAGGGGAAGAGGGTCCGCCTTAGTGTCAGGGGGAGGGGAGTCAATGATGATGGGGGTAGCTCCTGCTCGGCAGGAGCCAGTACGAGCGCGTGCGTTTCCGAATCGTTACCTCGGTACGGAACATTGGGCCGAATCGCAGCGTCCCAAAGGACGTGTACGCGTGTTCCCAGCGACGAACTCCCAGGTCCACTGTGACCCGGCACACAGCCACGACATGTGTGCTAGCCCTACCACCGGGCATCCCCGAGACGTGAGAGGAGGCGGCAGATGAACCAGTCAGCGCACGCCCCTGCGGTCACGAGGGATCTCCAGATGCAGGTCGTTCTGGACAATGAAGCTCGCGTGGCATTGCCCGCCAGCGTTTCGTATAGCGCGAATGACCCATTCGCCGTCACTGCGTCGTTCCGCACCGGTGAAGGAAACGTCACCTGGGTATTCGCCAGGGACTTACTGCGGGATGGCCTGACCGAAGCGGCCGGAGAGGGCGACGTCGCGATCCGCCCAGTGCATCCGAGCCGGGGCGCCAAAGTGCTCATCACCCTGTCATCTCCTAGCGGTTCGGCGAGACTCGAAGGTCCGCGGGATGACTTGAGGCTGTTCGTCAACGACATGTACTCACTCGTTCCCGAAGACGAAGAGTGGCGCTACGTGCGGATCGATTCGGTGATCAACGAGCTGCTGGGCTCGAGCGACGACGCGCGCTGACCGCGGCGGCGAGCGCCGCGTCAGGGATCTAGGTTCGCGGCGGCGAGCGCCGCGAACGTACGCGCACACTCAACAGTCACCGGGCCTGGGGCGGCCAGTAGCCTATCCCCCACTCGAGCCACAGGATGGACGTCCCGGGTAGACGACGTGATGAACACTTCGTCGGCTTCTTCAAGGACCCCTCGCGGCAGGGACCGCTCCACCACGCCGCACGAGTTGACAACGAGTTGGCGAGTAACCCCGGCAAGGCATCCCGAGCTCAGCGGCGGAGTCACCGTCAGCCCGGACAGCACGACGAAGACGTTGCTACCCGTCCCCTCGCACAAGTCCCCTCGCAGATTCTCCAACAGTGCCTCTGAGTGTCCGCGCTCCTTGGCCCAGGCGAGGGCGACGGCGTTCTCCCCGTAGGAAGTCGTCTTCAGCCCCGCCAGGGCTGATCGCTCGTTTCTCGGCCAAGGTGCCAATGCCACGGATGTCGTAGCTGGCCATGGCTTAGCTGCCTGGGCTGTGACCGCTAGCGTGGCGGGCCCAGGCCCTCGATCACTTCCCAGCGGCCCAGGACCCGACGTGTAAGTGATCCTGATCCGGCCCTCCGGTACGAGTGACGCACGATTCACCTCACACGTCTTCAGGACCGCCGATCGCGCTACGCCCGGATCAGGTGCCACCAGGCCCAACCCAGCCGCCGATCGCACGAGCCTTTCCACATGGGCCGAGAGCGCGAACGCTTCCCCGTCGATTGTCTTGAGTGTCTCGAACACCCCGTCGCCGACAGAGAAGCCGTGGTCCGTCAACCGAATCCACGGTTCATCCTCATCGACCACATGGCCGTTGACCCAAGCCTTCATGCCCCACCCCCACTTGCCACCGAGAGAAGCAGACGCGCCTTCAGTTCGGTCTCCGCCCACTCTGCCTCAGCATCACTGCCCCACGTGATTCCCGCACCGGTTCCGAAGTGAAGTTGCCCATTCTCCATCCAGAAGCTGCGGATCCCCACGGCGAGCTCCGCCGCCATCCGATCAGCATCGATCCAGCCGAACATTCCGCAGTAGGGGCCACGCTCAACGGGCTCCAACTCTTCGATGACCGACAGCGCCGCGATCTTGGGAGCCCCCGTCACCGATCCGGGAGGGTAGGTGGCCGCGAACACATCGCTCCATGAAGCCTCCGACCTCAATCTGCCGGCGACAGTCGACACCAGGTGGACCATGCCCGGATGGCGCTCGAACTTCAGCAGACGCGGCACCGAGACAGCACCCGTCTGACACACGCGCGCCAAGTCGTTACGGACCAGATCAACGATCATCACGTTCTCGGCCCGATCCTTGTCACGCAAGTCCGACTCGTGCAACCCCGTGCCTTTGATCGGTCCTGACTCGACCAAGTCCCCGGACCTGCGAAGGAACAGCTCCGGTGATGCGCTGACCATCGCCAGCCCTGGAATTCGCACGAAACCAGCGAAGGGGGCCGGGTTCGCGGCGCAGACACGTCTCCACAACGCAGCCGGATCAGCGGCGGCGGGGTCCGGAAGATCAGCACTCATACGTCGGCATAGGTTCGCTTGGTACACATCGCCACTGGCGATGAGCTGGCGAATCTGCTCAACACGCCGTGTGAACTCCTGGCGGCCCAAGCTGCTCGACCATGCCCGCGCATCGGGGCCACGCCAGTCCCCCATCTCGTGGTCGCGCACAGGATTCTTGGTCCATGACGCGAACCGGGCGAGGGTGAACTCGCCCTCGAACGTGGCGACAACCGCCCACTTGCCGCCTGTGTCGAGGCGTCGCGGATCGTTGCTGACCTCGACGAGGCCCCTCGCTACCCAACTCCCCAACACGGCGATGGATCCCGCTGTGGCGTCGCCCTGCGCGCGACTCGCGCCCTGAGCCGACAGATCCCCGGCGTCGCCGCCGCGCACGGCGCGGGACGGTTCTCCTATGCCGACACGCGCGACTGTCACGCTTCGATCATCGCTCAACCCTCCGCCGTCTTGGTCTCCCCTCCCCCCTTGGGCTATCGTTTCGGTGTCTTGGACCGATTCGTCGACGGTGTAGCCCCAGTGGCGCCCCGTTCCGGCGGACGAGCTAGGTAAGCGCGGACGTGGCTCAGCTGGTAGAGCATCACCTTGCCAAGGTGAGGGTCGCGGGTTCGAATCCCGTCGTCCGCTCGGGCGGGGACCTGGGCCACCGTAGTCCTGGGACCTCCACGGTGGAGTGGCCGAGAGGCGAGGCAACGGACTGCAAATCCGTCTACACGGGTTCAAATCCCGTCTCCACCTCACCGAACTGGTGCCGTCGGGCGCGAGTACGGAATGGGCGATTGGCGCAGTGGCTAGCGCGCTTCCTTGACACGGAAGAGGTCGCAGGTTCGATCCCTGTATCGCCCACGAAGCTGCGTCTCAGGACGCTCCGGACGGGCGAAGCTACGCTGCCCCGTTGTTGATCTTGGTCTTGGTTGGCTTGCGGGGACTAGTCCGTCTGCCGTCCCGGTCGCCGCTGCGCGTGGCGTCCAGTGCCCGGTGCGCGGCTAGGAGCGGTAGCGCTTGGTCTTCTTGTACTTCGTGTAGCCCCCGATCGCCGGGGCCTTCCAAGTCACAGTGATCTTCTGCCAGCCGCCGAACGTGCGGACCATCAGCTTGCCGTTCTTGCAGTACCGGAATCCCTTGCCGTAGCCGGCCTTGCGCGTAGCTCTGTCCTTCTTGCCAGAGACCTCGCAGTACAGCTTCGGTTTGGTGAACTTGCCGGGGGGCGACCAATCGGCAGCTTGGACACCGCCCTTCTTCGCAACGACCTTCACCCCGACCCGCTGTCCGGCGTTCGTGAAGCAGCCGGCCTTCTCCAGCTTCCGCGTTCCCTGCGTCGGCAGCTTCTTCGGCTTCTTCACGCAGCCGCTCTCGGGCTTTTGCGTCTGCGCCTGGGCTGTGACCGCGATACCAACCGGGCCGTTAGTTCCTGTGATGAACGACTGGTCCTTGCCGGATCCGTTCAGTTCCGCCCGCCCAATCGTGTAGTCGCCTCCGTTGGTCCAGTACACGTGGTCACCACCGATCGCGACGCCCAAGGGGCCGCTCGCACCGGTGATGAATGACTGATTGACTGACGTGCCGTCGAGGCTTGCCCGCCCCAGCGCATTGGTCTGGTGGTTGGCCCAGTAGATGTGGTCGCCAGTGACGGCGACGTCGAACAGCTCGCTCGCACCGGTGATGAATGACTGATTGACTGACGTACCGTCGAGGTTTGCCCGCCCCAGCGCGTTGGTCCCGAAGTTGGCCCAGTAGACGTGATCGTCATCAATGGCGATTCCGGTCGGGAGGGCGGCACCGGTGATGAACGACTGGTTCTTACCCGATCCGTCCAGTCTCGCCCGCCCAATCGTTCCGGCTGCCAGGTTGGTCCAGTAGATGTAGTCGCCAGTGACGGCGACGCCCCACGGGTTAGAGTCGGAGGTGATGAATGACTGATCTGCTGACGTGCCGTTCAACTTGGCCCGCCCAATCGTATCGGCATCGTTGTTGGCCCAGTAGATGTAGTCGTCATCCAGGGCGATCCCGGTAGGACCGCTGGCGCCGGTGATGAATGACTGGTCTGGGGATGTGCCCTCCGCGCTTGCCCGCCCAATCGTGCTGCCTTCCGCATAGTTGGTCCAGTAGACGTACCGGCCGGTGTCCGCGCTGCCAGCACCTGGCGCGACCAGCACCAGCCCCGCTGACGCGACGGCTACTGACGCGGCCACCGCGAGCCCGGATCGCAGTCGGCGCCAACGGGAACTGGTTGCAGCGCGCGGGCGCGTGTCTGGCCTGTCTGGTCCGGTGTTGATTCTCGTCATGATCGAGATGATGGCGGATCGACCCAGCTGTGTCCTACCGAAGCGCGATATTCCCCTGGCACAACCGCCACCACCAAGCACACCAGTGCCCGAGCAATCACAGGAACACGCAATTCGGTGGCCGCTAACGCTGACCGGCGCTACCGTCGGTCCACAGGCTGCGTCGCCCCGCTGGGGAGTTCGACGCAGCCTGTCCGTCTGTCCGACTTTCGGGCGGCGCGCCAACTCAAGTCGCCAGGGGGTCCTCTCCGAGCGGAGGAACACCCCGCGGCACAAGCTTCGGTTTCTCCACTAGGAACATGCATGCCCAGTAGCAGGTGAACCCGACGAAGATCCCCGCGTAGACATCCATCAGGTAGTGCTGCCGCAGTAACACGGTGGCGGGGTATATCAGAAGCATCCAGGCCATCAGTATCCACGCGGTCTTCGGGATGACGTGACGCAAGCGCCAGAGCGCGATGATCGTGATCGTGGTCCACGTGACGTGGCCGGAGGGGTAGCCGTTGAAGGGCGCGTCCTTGCCCCACACCAGACCCACGAGCCAGCCTCCTACTCCTCCTTCAGCGACCACGTCCTGCGCCGCGTTGTCTCGCAAGACCTCGGTCTGGAAGAAGAAGTAGGCCACGTTGAGCACGAGCTGGCTGACGATCAGCGCGAGTCCCTCTGTTACGAACCTCTTGAAGGAACTGACACCGAGGTTGATGAGCGGCACGATGACAGGCGCGAGCGCGAGGAAACTCAGGTAGGGAATCGCGAGAATCGGCACGAACGGCAGCCGCTCGTCGAGCCAGCTCCGCAATACGAAAGTGTGGGTTTCACCTTGCGCCCCGACGTACGTGGCAGGCGCGGAGTCGAAGGCGGAGTCATAGGGCTGTTTCAGGACTCGCCCGGCTTCCGCGTCGAATGGCCAGAATGTCGGCCAGTGAGACGAATCCGGTCCGGCATCGAACTTCTCGTAGGTCCACATCACCAAGGCGATCCCGATGAAGACCACAACAACCCATATCCACTGTCTGCCGGTGATTCGCCACTTGGGCAACTTCGACTTGACCGGGACCGCTTGAGCTGAACTGGTCATGACACTCCCTTGCCGCTCGCTTGGAATGGAGGCTAGGGCTTCGTCGAGTCCGACGCGCGCTCACGAGATTACCCACCAAAACGAGATCAGCACGGGTGCCAGTAGCGCCCGGTTCAGCCACGCGTTCTACCGTTGGACCCATGAACGCATCGAACGCCACCGAACCCACCATCGACCCCACATCGACTCATGAGGTCCTGAACCAGCCGCCGCTGATGCCGACCCGCGACGTCTTCGCCGACGACGCGGCATTGTCGGAGGCGCTGACCAGGCACGGGGGTGGAGCGCACGCTGACCGGCTGCACGAGTTGGGTCGCCGTGCGGGCCTGCCCGAATGGCGCGCACTCGGAACTGAGGCGAACCGTGACTTGCCGCGCCTGGCCAGCCACGACCGCCATGGCAACCGCCTGGACGAGGTGCAGTACAACCCGGCCTGGCACGACATGATGCGTTCGTCGGTCGAGTGGGGGCTGCACGCGGATCCCTGGCAGAGCGACGAGAAGGGGGCGCATGTCGCCCGCGCGGCGGGTTTCATCATCTGGACCCAGGTCGAGCCCGGCCACCTGTGCCCAATCTCGATGACATACGCCTCGGTCGCGGCGCTCAGCACGGATCCAGATCTCGCTGCGCTGTGGACCCCCCGACTGGCGGCCCGCTCCTACGATTTCGGTCTTCGAGCTCCATCAACGAAGCGCGGGCTCATCGCGGGCATGGCAATGACGGAGAAGCAGGGCGGCTCGGACGTCAGGGCCAACACGACACAGGCGGTGCCCCAGTCCGACGGAAGCTACCGGCTGACCGGACATAAGTGGTTCGTCTCCGCACCGATGAGCGACGTCTTCCTCGTTCTGGCCCAAGCGCCAGGAGGCCTCACCTGCTTCCTTCTGCCGCGAGTGCTGGAGGACGGTACGCGCAACACGTTCCGCATTCAGCGTCTGAAGGACAAACTCGGCAACCGATCCAACGCCTCCAGCGAGGTCGAGTTGGCCAACACCTACGCCGAGCGCCTGGGCGACGAGGGCCGCGGTGTCCGGACCATCGTGGAGATGGTCTCCGCGACTCGCTTGGATTGCGTCTTGGGCGCCGCGGGCTTGATGCGAGGTGCGGTATCGGCCGCCACTTGGCATGTGAGCCACCGAGCCGCGTTCGGCGAGACACTCGTGGACCAGCCGTTGATGCGCAATGTCCTGGCGGATCTCGCGGTTGAGGTCGAAGCGACGATCGCGCTGGGCATGCGCTTGGCCGCAGCGGTTGACGCGGCGCAGGCGGGCGACCAGTCGGAAGCCATGCTGCGCAGGATCGCGCTCCCGGCGGCTAAGTTCTGGTCGACCAAGCGCAGCATCGCTGTGGCCGCCGAGGCACTTGAGTGCCTGGGCGGTCCCGGATATGTAGAAGACTCCGGGATGCCGCTCATCTACCGCGAAGCTCCGGTGAACTCGGTCTGGGAGGGCTCCGGCAACGTCAACTCCCTCGACCTGCTGCGGGCAATGGCCAAGGAGCCCGGATCCGTAGACGCGCTCCTGCTTGAGCTGGGCAAGGCCAGTGGGGCCGACAGCCGGTACGACGCGGCGGTCGCTGACCTGTTGACCCAGTTCTCCGACCTGAGCGATCTGGAATACCGCAGCCGCGGACTAGCAAGCAGGATCGCTGTTCTTCTGCAGGGTGCTCAGCTGCTGCAGTACGGTCCTGACGCGGTCGCCGATGCTTTTGTCGCCACACGTATAGCGGGCGACGGCGGCACGCAGTTCGGAACACTGCCGCGTGGCCTGGATGTGGACGCGATCATCGACAGGGTGCTGCTGGCCAGTACCTGACCGTTTCCACGTTGGCGCACGGCGTTCCGCGTGCCGAATCGCAAAGATGTGCGCAGAGCGTCATCCATGACAGGATCGCCCATGTGCGAATGCTCCTGCCCGATCAGGTGATGGCGCTGTCACCGGCCGGGATCGCCGAAGCCCATGAATGGCCAGCGGATCGCAGGTGGGTCCGCGCCGTGATGGTCTCAACGGCCGACGGCGTCGCGATCTCACCTGCGGGGCTATCGGGAGGGATATCGAGCCCGAGTGACCGTCTGCTGTTCGCGACTCTCCGTGGGCTAGCTGATGTGATAATCGTCGGCGCTGAAACCGCGCGCAAAGAAGGCTACGGACCCGTCGAACCCCGTCACGAAGTGGCCGAGCGGCGCAGACTCGCGGGGCAAAGCCCAGCTGCACGGCTCGCGATAGTCAGCCGATCGGGAGCTCTGGACCCGTCGTCCACCCTATTCACGGGACCGGACAGGCCCATTGTGATTACTGTTCGCGACCTCCCACCCGAACGACTCGCGGCCTTGACTCCCGTCGCCGACATCATCGCGTTCGGTGAAGGATCCGTGGATTTCGCGGCGACGCTGGACCAGCTGTCCGAACTCGGCCTGACCCGGATCTCCTGTGAGGGTGGGCCACACTTGCTGGGGGACCTAGTAGCGGCAGGCCTGGTCGATGAGCTCTGTCTGTCCATCACTCCGCTCATCTCAGGTGGAACATACGCTGACGGTCAGCCTTTGCCGCGAATCCTAGCCGGGGTCCCACTCCCGAACGCCCCTCACCCGCTTCGTCTCGCCCACGTGATGGAAGACCACGGCACCGTCTTCCTGAGCTACCTCCTCGAGTAGACATCTGGGTGCTACGTAGATGGCGGCGTAGTGCGCCGGACTTCAGTTCGGTGGTAAAGCGGCGCCCCGGTTCACACGGGTCTGGCTTGCTGTTCGATGTACTGCTTGACGATGCTCAACGGGGCTCCGCTCACGGACCCGGCGAAGTACGACACCGACCATAGTCTGTTCGCGCGACTGTAGTGGAAGCGCAAGTCGGGGAACTCTTCGCGCATGCTGCGGCTCGACACGCCCTCCAGTCGTCGCAGGTGCGAATCGGAGAACACTCGATGCCGATACTTGGTGACGATGACCAAGTGGGCGTGCGGGATGTGGGCGCTGTGGCGTCCGGTGCGGACGCGACCCAGCTCGGCTGTCGGCCCTGAAGGGTAGGTTCGAACCGTGGCCACGAAGCGGTACCAGTATCGGGTGCGAGGCAGCCTCGCGCCCGAGCAAGGTATCGCGGTGGCGAAGACGTTCGGGTGCGCTCGCGTCGTCTTCAACGACGTGATCCACGCCCGGGAGGAAGCCTTCAAGAACGGTGAGGCGTTCCCCAAGAGTGGCGACCTGTCCAAACAGTTGATCACTCAAGCGAAGCACACCCCGGAACGTGAGTGGCTGTCCGAGCCAAGTGCTGTGGTGCTGCAGCAAGCCTTGGCGGACGCTGACCGCGCGTACCGCAACTATTTCCAGTCCCTGTCGGGGAGGCGGAAGGGGCCGAAGGTCGGCAAACCCCGGTACAAGAGCAAACGTGACCGGCGGCAGTCGGTTCGATTCACGCGCAACGCCCGCTTCAAGGTGCGGCACGTGTCGGCCAAACGCGCGTTGCTCACGTTGCCGGGGATACCAGGCGAGTTGCCGTTAGCCTACTCCCGGCCCCTGCCCGGCGAGCCCTCGTCCGTCACCTTGATCCAGGAACCGGACGGCACATTGTTCGTGTCGTGCGTGGTCGACGCCCCGGCCCGGGAACCGCTGCCGCGGGTGGACCGGCACGCTGCCGGTGACTTGGGGTTGACCGACCTGGTGGCGGTCGTGGCCAGTGACGGCACCCGATACAAGGTGCCGAACCCGCGCACTCTCCGCAAGGCGGAACGAGACTTGGCGAGGAAGCAGAAAGCACTCAGTCGCAAAGAGAAAGGATCGAACAACCGGGAGAAGGCTCGCGTCGAGGTGGCTTGCGCACACCGCAAGGTGCGCAACCGCCGGCTGGACCACGCACACAAACTGGCGTTGACGCTCATCCGTGAGAACCAAACGGTGAGTATGGAAGCGCTGCGGGTGCGCGGACTGGCGAGAGCAGGAGCGAAAGGCAAGCGGGGCCGTGGCCTGCGCAAGAGCGTCCACGACGCCGGGTGGGGGCAGATACTGCGCCTGCTAGTGGTGGGGGTACCCCCGCCCGAAGGGGAGGGGGAAAGGCAGGCGAGTACGGTCGGACGGTCACGCTCGTGGACCCCGCCTATTCCAGCCAGACGTGCAGCGTCTGCGGAGTGTTGGACGGGCCGAAACCGTTGTCAGTTCGGG
It encodes the following:
- a CDS encoding SsgA family sporulation/cell division regulator; its protein translation is MNQSAHAPAVTRDLQMQVVLDNEARVALPASVSYSANDPFAVTASFRTGEGNVTWVFARDLLRDGLTEAAGEGDVAIRPVHPSRGAKVLITLSSPSGSARLEGPRDDLRLFVNDMYSLVPEDEEWRYVRIDSVINELLGSSDDAR
- a CDS encoding transposase, which translates into the protein MGRVRTGRHSAHIPHAHLVIVTKYRHRVFSDSHLRRLEGVSSRSMREEFPDLRFHYSRANRLWSVSYFAGSVSGAPLSIVKQYIEQQARPV
- a CDS encoding nucleotidyl transferase AbiEii/AbiGii toxin family protein, producing MIPRAAIQAWSTTRPWPTLVAVEQDLVLARLIVEIAEHPLLGEELVFRGGTCLHQVVLDRPRRYSEDLDFVRSTHSGIGPLLDAVRDVADTVGLQVAGTNIGAHPKIRLRAPSETDPAASLRIKVEINTHETSPALPTVRIPFLVESEWFADTADVLTFAPPELFSTKIRALYQRRKGRDLFDLWLALTELGLSGGEIVSAFWPYRPDGLTAALAEANLRAKLDDAPFRNDLDALVTEWPVGYEIDSAADMVIAEVLSRLDG
- a CDS encoding anthranilate synthase component I family protein, whose amino-acid sequence is MTVARVGIGEPSRAVRGGDAGDLSAQGASRAQGDATAGSIAVLGSWVARGLVEVSNDPRRLDTGGKWAVVATFEGEFTLARFASWTKNPVRDHEMGDWRGPDARAWSSSLGRQEFTRRVEQIRQLIASGDVYQANLCRRMSADLPDPAAADPAALWRRVCAANPAPFAGFVRIPGLAMVSASPELFLRRSGDLVESGPIKGTGLHESDLRDKDRAENVMIVDLVRNDLARVCQTGAVSVPRLLKFERHPGMVHLVSTVAGRLRSEASWSDVFAATYPPGSVTGAPKIAALSVIEELEPVERGPYCGMFGWIDADRMAAELAVGIRSFWMENGQLHFGTGAGITWGSDAEAEWAETELKARLLLSVASGGGA
- a CDS encoding type IV toxin-antitoxin system AbiEi family antitoxin, which translates into the protein MRTVSGVPAKRLRDHVVGHGISALSLDDVVEMTGLSRSAATEAMRRARTSGQFFVPAPGLYIPIPSEFSTWGVVPAMDFIDQLMKHMGRFYYVGLLSAAEVHGAAHQRPQVFQVFVDKAVSDRDIERVRLRFYERSDLDAAAVQLVNSRTSRVRVSTPEATAFDLVSRPRDSGALFNVATIIGELVQDEKLDAAKLAGLAPRYPLAVVRRLGWLLDRDAEFVDTSALSDALSDFVRSNSVDGRRAVDLLATGGPRRGSTNRKWGLVENADVEPDL
- a CDS encoding acyl-CoA dehydrogenase family protein; its protein translation is MNASNATEPTIDPTSTHEVLNQPPLMPTRDVFADDAALSEALTRHGGGAHADRLHELGRRAGLPEWRALGTEANRDLPRLASHDRHGNRLDEVQYNPAWHDMMRSSVEWGLHADPWQSDEKGAHVARAAGFIIWTQVEPGHLCPISMTYASVAALSTDPDLAALWTPRLAARSYDFGLRAPSTKRGLIAGMAMTEKQGGSDVRANTTQAVPQSDGSYRLTGHKWFVSAPMSDVFLVLAQAPGGLTCFLLPRVLEDGTRNTFRIQRLKDKLGNRSNASSEVELANTYAERLGDEGRGVRTIVEMVSATRLDCVLGAAGLMRGAVSAATWHVSHRAAFGETLVDQPLMRNVLADLAVEVEATIALGMRLAAAVDAAQAGDQSEAMLRRIALPAAKFWSTKRSIAVAAEALECLGGPGYVEDSGMPLIYREAPVNSVWEGSGNVNSLDLLRAMAKEPGSVDALLLELGKASGADSRYDAAVADLLTQFSDLSDLEYRSRGLASRIAVLLQGAQLLQYGPDAVADAFVATRIAGDGGTQFGTLPRGLDVDAIIDRVLLAST
- a CDS encoding DUF5050 domain-containing protein, encoding MTRINTGPDRPDTRPRAATSSRWRRLRSGLAVAASVAVASAGLVLVAPGAGSADTGRYVYWTNYAEGSTIGRASAEGTSPDQSFITGASGPTGIALDDDYIYWANNDADTIGRAKLNGTSADQSFITSDSNPWGVAVTGDYIYWTNLAAGTIGRARLDGSGKNQSFITGAALPTGIAIDDDHVYWANFGTNALGRANLDGTSVNQSFITGASELFDVAVTGDHIYWANHQTNALGRASLDGTSVNQSFITGASGPLGVAIGGDHVYWTNGGDYTIGRAELNGSGKDQSFITGTNGPVGIAVTAQAQTQKPESGCVKKPKKLPTQGTRKLEKAGCFTNAGQRVGVKVVAKKGGVQAADWSPPGKFTKPKLYCEVSGKKDRATRKAGYGKGFRYCKNGKLMVRTFGGWQKITVTWKAPAIGGYTKYKKTKRYRS
- a CDS encoding aminotransferase class IV yields the protein MKAWVNGHVVDEDEPWIRLTDHGFSVGDGVFETLKTIDGEAFALSAHVERLVRSAAGLGLVAPDPGVARSAVLKTCEVNRASLVPEGRIRITYTSGPGPLGSDRGPGPATLAVTAQAAKPWPATTSVALAPWPRNERSALAGLKTTSYGENAVALAWAKERGHSEALLENLRGDLCEGTGSNVFVVLSGLTVTPPLSSGCLAGVTRQLVVNSCGVVERSLPRGVLEEADEVFITSSTRDVHPVARVGDRLLAAPGPVTVECARTFAALAAANLDP
- a CDS encoding phosphatase PAP2 family protein; this encodes MTSSAQAVPVKSKLPKWRITGRQWIWVVVVFIGIALVMWTYEKFDAGPDSSHWPTFWPFDAEAGRVLKQPYDSAFDSAPATYVGAQGETHTFVLRSWLDERLPFVPILAIPYLSFLALAPVIVPLINLGVSSFKRFVTEGLALIVSQLVLNVAYFFFQTEVLRDNAAQDVVAEGGVGGWLVGLVWGKDAPFNGYPSGHVTWTTITIIALWRLRHVIPKTAWILMAWMLLIYPATVLLRQHYLMDVYAGIFVGFTCYWACMFLVEKPKLVPRGVPPLGEDPLAT
- a CDS encoding transposase; this translates as MATKRYQYRVRGSLAPEQGIAVAKTFGCARVVFNDVIHAREEAFKNGEAFPKSGDLSKQLITQAKHTPEREWLSEPSAVVLQQALADADRAYRNYFQSLSGRRKGPKVGKPRYKSKRDRRQSVRFTRNARFKVRHVSAKRALLTLPGIPGELPLAYSRPLPGEPSSVTLIQEPDGTLFVSCVVDAPAREPLPRVDRHAAGDLGLTDLVAVVASDGTRYKVPNPRTLRKAERDLARKQKALSRKEKGSNNREKARVEVACAHRKVRNRRLDHAHKLALTLIRENQTVSMEALRVRGLARAGAKGKRGRGLRKSVHDAGWGQILRLLVVGVPPPEGEGERQASTVGRSRSWTPPIPARRAASAECWTGRNRCQFGSGSVARAARSWIVTTTPLFACWSPQGMRRL
- a CDS encoding pyrimidine reductase family protein yields the protein MLLPDQVMALSPAGIAEAHEWPADRRWVRAVMVSTADGVAISPAGLSGGISSPSDRLLFATLRGLADVIIVGAETARKEGYGPVEPRHEVAERRRLAGQSPAARLAIVSRSGALDPSSTLFTGPDRPIVITVRDLPPERLAALTPVADIIAFGEGSVDFAATLDQLSELGLTRISCEGGPHLLGDLVAAGLVDELCLSITPLISGGTYADGQPLPRILAGVPLPNAPHPLRLAHVMEDHGTVFLSYLLE